In the genome of Desulfomicrobium escambiense DSM 10707, the window CAGTAATTGACCTTGCCCGATTCCAGCACACGCATGGCAGCGAAGCGCTCATCTTCGGCAAAAACAGGCCAGGAGGGAAATTCAGCCTTCAGCATGACGCCTGAAACCTCACTATTCGAGCTGGGGAGCCCACGACAACCGCATTGTCCGGGATATCCCGCAACACGGTCGCTCCCGCGCCAACCATGACGTTGGTCCCAATGCGGACGCCCTGTATGACAACGCTGCCGATCCCCACCCACGTGCCGTCGCCAATCGTGACGCCACCGCCGATATTCGCGCCAGGGCAAACGTGCACAAAATCCCCCACACGACAATCGTGATCGATCGTAGCTCCGGTATTGACGATGCAATGCCGACCTATATTGCTGTCAGGTTGCACCACAGCCCCTGCGCAAATCACGGATCCCTGGCCGATCCGGGCCGTCGGATCAACCCAGGCCGTCGCATGGATGGCTTCAACCCAACAAGCGTCACGGCACATCCCGACTACCTGTCTTCTGATCATGCAATCGCCTATCGCGACAATGGCTTGTCCCGCACGCCGCGCAAAATCAGCAACTGTCCCAAGAACGGGCGTATCAGACACGGCCCTGCCGACCAACTCCTCATCATCGTCATAAAAACCAAGGACAGCCGTCTGCGACGAACGCAAAACTCCAAGGACAACCTTTCCGTGGCCACTGGCCCCAAGAATGCAGACTCCGTTCATTCACCTCTCCGTAAATCGCCCGAACCGGTGAACCTCGGCATGGTCTCGTGCCCTTCCGAACTGATCCCTTGCCGCAGAAAAACCGACCGTACCGTCAGCCACAGGATCTTCAGATCCAACCATATACTTTGGTTGTCCACATACCAGACATCAAGAGCGAACCGCTCCTCCCAGCCAAGGGCATTGCGCCCGTTGACCTGGGCCCACCCCGTGATACCGGGCTTCACTTCGTGACGCCGCGCCTGTTTCGGCGAGTACAGCGGCAGATACTCCATCAGGAGGGGACGTGGGCCGACGAGGCTCATGTCTCCTGTGAGCACGTTCCACAACTCGGGCAACTCATCCAAGGAGGTGGACCGCAGGAAACGCCCGAACGCGGTCAGTCGCTGCGAATCCGGCAGAAGGTTCCCCCGCCCGTCCGTGGCCCTCGCCATGGTTCGGAACTTGATCATGTGGAACGGATGCCCCCCCAACCCCGGCCGGGTCTGCACGAATAGAACCGGGCAGCCCATGGCGGCCCACACAGCCAAGGCGACCAGCACGAGCAGCGGCGCCAGCGCGAGCAGCAACCCCGCCGAAACCAGGATATCGACGATCCGCTTGATCATCTGGCCCGATACACCCGAGCCCACGGGAACCTGTCATCGACCAGTTCGAAGTGGGGTTCAAAGGAACGAGGATCGGCGATGAGCATTTGAATCATCATGGAACGGTACATTTTCGAGTCCATGAGGAAAACCTGCCGGGAGAGCTGGTTGATGACAGCATGCGAACCGGCACCCTTGGGCCAGTCGAAATGCCGCGTGCCGTTCTGCTCCACCACGTCGAGGGAATCCACGGGCACGCCGTTGCCGGACACGACCATAGTGCCCGTGGCCGTATCGATACGGACTTCGCCCTTCACCTGCTGTATCTTGCCGGGATTCGACGTGCCCGAAACGAGATCCCAGTTACCGTAGTAGCCGATCCACCCGCCCAATCGCAGATTCTCCCAGGACACGACCAGATACTGGGCTGGCAGGTCGGCCGGAAAGTCCTGCTTTGTGAAGGCCAGGTCAGCAACGAAGGCAGTTGCGTTCTGCGCCCCCATGGCTCGCAGGGACGCTATGGGATCGGCCCAATAGTACTTTGTCGGAGCTTGGTCGGACGCGTTGTTCCTCTGGTCCAGCGTAACGAATTTCATCAGCTGCGCAGCCTGCAGGGGCGAGGAAGTGCTGTGCACCCGGGCTAGGGGGTATAGCCACTG includes:
- a CDS encoding acetyltransferase — protein: MNGVCILGASGHGKVVLGVLRSSQTAVLGFYDDDEELVGRAVSDTPVLGTVADFARRAGQAIVAIGDCMIRRQVVGMCRDACWVEAIHATAWVDPTARIGQGSVICAGAVVQPDSNIGRHCIVNTGATIDHDCRVGDFVHVCPGANIGGGVTIGDGTWVGIGSVVIQGVRIGTNVMVGAGATVLRDIPDNAVVVGSPARIVRFQASC
- a CDS encoding sugar transferase, which translates into the protein MIKRIVDILVSAGLLLALAPLLVLVALAVWAAMGCPVLFVQTRPGLGGHPFHMIKFRTMARATDGRGNLLPDSQRLTAFGRFLRSTSLDELPELWNVLTGDMSLVGPRPLLMEYLPLYSPKQARRHEVKPGITGWAQVNGRNALGWEERFALDVWYVDNQSIWLDLKILWLTVRSVFLRQGISSEGHETMPRFTGSGDLRRGE